The following proteins are co-located in the Colletotrichum lupini chromosome 4, complete sequence genome:
- a CDS encoding methyltransferase domain-containing protein: MADTPAPPPHPSSGPVTEPAAEKVNQRAAQPARPAATSPDVEGGSTDPLAQVTIAGDDTENETDASSLQSGLTATTNESQASVTPSIFDYRLENGRSYHRLSDGSYLVPNDETEQERLDIANHLWLIAWDGKFCLCPKNQGAKRVLDLGTGTGVWSILYADAFQGAEVLGVDLSPIQPKFVPPNCYFEVDDLEKEWTWTTPFDFIFARNMAGSFQDWAKVIRQAFENLEPGGYFEVHDNLYPLECDDGTLKEDSALFQWSKYLVEATDKIGRPITIASKLDKMLEEAGFVDVVVTKQVMPASPWAKDEKLKALGVWTSASLLPGIEGLCLALFTRVLDWEPNEVLAFCTSVRNDAKNLGIHAYWYGYSIYGRKPFPKGGEEEATQN; encoded by the coding sequence ATGGCCGACACACCGGCACCTCCCCCACACCCATCATCGGGGCCCGTTACAGAGCCGGCTGCCGAAAAGGTGAATCAACGGGCAGCTCAACCGGCAAGACCGGCAGCCACCTCTCCCGACGTCGAGGGGGGAAGCACAGATCCTCTTGCACAAGTGACTATCGCTGGCGACGATACTGAGAATGAGACCGACGCATCCTCATTGCAGAGCGGACTTACTGCCACAACAAACGAATCCCAGGCGTCTGTGACCCCAAGCATCTTTGACTATCGGCTCGAAAATGGCCGCAGTTACCACCGCCTCAGCGATGGCAGCTACCTCGTTCCCAACGATGAGACTGAACAAGAGCGTCTCGACATTGCGAACCATCTCTGGCTCATCGCCTGGGACGGTAAGTTTTGCCTGTGCCCCAAGAACCAGGGCGCCAAGAGGGTTCTCGACCTCGGCACGGGCACGGGCGTGTGGTCCATCCTATACGCCGACGCCTTCCAAGGTGCAGAAGTTCTAGGCGTAGACCTGAGTCCAATTCAACCCAAGTTCGTGCCTCCGAACTGCTACTTTGAGGTTGATGATCTCGAGAAAGAGTGGACGTGGACGACCCCGTTCGACTTTATCTTTGCGCGTAATATGGCTGGCAGCTTCCAGGATTGGGCAAAGGTCATTAGACAGGCGTTTGAAAACCTCGAACCCGGCGGCTACTTTGAGGTCCACGATAACCTGTACCCCCTCGAGTGCGATGACGGCACCCTCAAGGAGGATTCGGCGCTGTTCCAGTGGTCAAAGTACCTTGTCGAGGCCACGGACAAGATAGGCCGTCCCATTACCATTGCCTCCAAGCTTGACAAGATGCTCGAGGAGGCCGGCTTCGTGGACGTGGTAGTCACGAAGCAGGTCATGCCGGCGTCGCCTTGGGCCAAGGACGAAAAGTTGAAAGCGCTGGGTGTGTGGACGTCGGCTTCGCTCCTCCCCGGCATTGAGGGCCTGTGCCTCGCCCTCTTTACCCGCGTGCTGGACTGGGAACCTAACGAGGTCCTTGCATTTTGTACAAGCGTCAGAAATGATGCCAAGAACTTGGGCATCCATGCGTACTGGTACGGATACTCCATCTACGGACGAAAGCCGTTCCCCAAGGGAGGGGAAGAAGAGGCTACGCAGAACTGA
- a CDS encoding ribosomal protein S16, translating to MVVRIRLARFGRVNQPFYNIVVTQARTARNSKPIEVIGTYDPVPRQDPYDATTKPHKDIRLDSLRARYWVGVGAQPTETVWRLLSMVGILQPKFRPNGTANTATAAKSLRTPTSPAKAAAPAESS from the exons ATGGTCGTCCGCATACGCCTTGCCCGCTTCGGGCGCGTCAACCAGCCCTTCTACAACATCGTCGTCACACAAGCAAG AACAGCCCGTAACAGCAAACCAATCGAAGTAATCGGCACCTACGACCCCGTCCCCCGCCAAGACCCCTACGACGCGACCACCAAACCGCACAAGGACATCCGCCTCGACTCCCTCCGCGCCCGCTACTGGGTCGGCGTCGGCGCCCAGCCCACCGAGACCGTCTGGCGCTTACTCTCCATGGTCGGCATCCTCCAGCCCAAATTCAGACCAAACGGCACCGCCAACACGGCGACGGCGGCAAAGTCGCTGAGGACACCTACCTCTCCGGCCAAGGCGGCGGCACCGGCGGAATCATCATAG
- a CDS encoding transmembrane amino acid transporter encodes MSRQRRRNTKEGGGQASMLSSVINLLNTIVGAGTLAMPSVVSHMGCMLGVLMIVWSGLTAAFGLYLQSRCARYLDRGTSSFSAISKITYPNAAIIFDTAIAIKCFGVGVSYMIIIGDLMPKVFIGLFASAVAENPYLGERNFWITAFMLVIIPLSFLKKLDSLKYTSIVALVSIGYLVILVIYHFSTDRLKDMSEIRVVEPESAVAFLSTLPVVVFAYTCHQNMFAILNEIKDNSPGSVIGVVGTSIGTAASIYIVVAITGYLTFGNAVKGNIVMMYSATAASYIGQLAIVVLVTFSVPLQVHPCRASVDAILKWRPNRASNANGRSTSPGGRPLLPSSASVRSDHGSSSSMGETRFAILTSVILILSYVTALSVHSLERVLAYVGSTGSTSISFILPGLFYYKISDPDSIHQQRLHKEDDDADAPNDEEDADPMTTSIASLGSIASHVTDPRQWKRKWRWDLEHIEQDALRKMALALAIYGVCVMVVCLFMNIVFHASH; translated from the exons TCGTTGGCGCGGGAACGTTGGCAATGCCATCAGTGGTGTCGCATATGGGCTGTATGCTCGGTGTGTTGATGATTGTATGGTCTGGACTCACGGCCGCCTTTGGCCTGTATCTTCAGTCTCGTTGCGCCCGCTACCTTGATCGAGGGACATCGTCCTTCTCCGCCATTTCCAAGATTACGTACCCAAACGCCGCCATCATCTTTGACACTGCCATTGCGATAAAATGCTTTGGGGTGGGTGTCTCCTACATGATCATCATTGGCGACTTGATGCCAAAGGTCTTCATCGGCTTGTTCGCGAGTGCCGTGGCGGAGAACCCTTACCTCGGCGAGAGGAACTTTTGGATTACGGCTTTCATGCTGGTCATTATTCCTCTCAGCTTCCTCAAGAAGCTCGACTCGCTCAAGTATACCAGTATTGTTGCTCTGGTCTCCATCGGCTACCTCGTCATTTTGGTCATCTATCACTTCTCAACGGACCGGCTCAAGGACATGAGCGAAATTCGAGTTGTTGAGCCCGAAAGCGCTGTCGCATTCCTCAGCACATTGCCGGTTGTTGTCTTTGCCTACACATGCCATCAGAAC ATGTTTGCCATCTTGAATGAGATAAAGGACAATTCTCCTGGCAGCGTCATAGGGGTTGTTGGCACTAGCATCGGCACGGCCGCCTCGATTTACATTGTCGTAGCTATCACTGGCTACCTCACGTTTGGCAACGCTGTCAAGGGCAATATTGTCATGATGT ATTCTGCAACTGCCGCTTCCTATATCGGACAGCTTGCCATAGTAGTGCTCGTCACCTTCTCGGTTCCTCTTCAGGTCCACCCTTGCCGCGCCTCCGTCGATGCTATCCTCAAGTGGCGGCCTAACCGTGCTTCGAACGCAAACGGCCGGTCTACCTCTCCGGGCGGACGCCCGCTGCTGCCCTCGTCGGCTTCTGTACGCTCCGACCACGGATCCAGCTCATCCATGGGCGAGACTCGATTTGCGATCTTAACCTCAGTCATTCTCATTCTTTCCTATGTCACCGCTCTCTCAGTACACAGTCTCGAGAGAGTTTTGGCCTATGTTGGAAGCACCGGCTCAACCAGCATCAGCTTCATCCTTCCAGGCCTGTTTTACTACAAGATTAGCGACCCCGACAGCATCCATCAGCAACGCCTTCACAAGGAGGACGATGACGCCGATGCTCCCAATGACGAAGAGGATGCCGATCCTATGACAACTAGTATCGCCAGTCTTGGGAGCATTGCCAGCCATGTGACGGATCCTCGCCAGTGGAAGCGCAAGTGGCGTTGGGACCTCGAGCACATTGAGCAAGACGCCCTCCGCAAGATggccctcgccctcgccatCTACGGCGTATGTGTCATGGTGGTCTGCCTCTTTATGAACATTGTGTTCCACGCATCTCACTAA